In the genome of Triticum urartu cultivar G1812 chromosome 5, Tu2.1, whole genome shotgun sequence, one region contains:
- the LOC125510649 gene encoding probable WRKY transcription factor 57, protein MAGAAGDGPEGVGGGGDWPPFAGDAFGDYSSSVFAELGGWSDGLGAGAGDLPPLDLPAASASAQVQLAPSDEIMPAASGEPAGATSSCSSGDGGAAATAENADKPQCAADAASMKPTTAGKKGQKRARQQRFAFVTKSEVDHLEDGYRWRKYGQKAVKNSPFPRSYYRCTNSKCTVKKRVERSSEDPSVVITTYEGQHCHHQTSFQRGGMHFHGGATVALAEQMSFVSTQQLYNLPPLRRQQMNPASSESAVSSVPPSLQQLNGGDELRRSTSYSPMASATQTPSSLVPPDVSFDMGLLGDIVPPGVRNG, encoded by the exons AtggccggcgccgcgggcgacggGCCGGAGGGGGTGGGCGGAGGCGGGGACTggccgccgttcgccggcgacGCCTTCGGGGATTACTCGTCGTCGGTGTTCGCGGAGCTCGGCGGATGGTCTGATGGCCTCGGCGCGGGCGCCGGGGACCTGCCGCCGCTGGATCTGCCGGCGGCGAGCGCGTCCGCGCAGGTCCAGCTGGCGCCGTCGGACGAGATCATGCCGGCCGCGTCAGGCGAGCCCGCCGGCGCCACGTCCTCCTGCTccagcggcgacggcggcgccgcAGCCACCGCGGAGAACGCCGACAAGCCGCAGTGCGCCGCCGACGCAGC GAGCATGAAGCCGACGACGGCGGGGAAGAAGGGGCAGAAGCGGGCGCGGCAGCAGCGGTTCGCCTTCGTGACCAAGAGCGAAGTTGATCACCTCGAGGATGGGTACAGATGGAGGAAGTATGGGCAGAAAGCCGTCAAGAACAGCCCTTTCCCAAG GAGCTACTACCGGTGCACCAACAGCAAGTGCACCGTGAAGAAGCGGGTGGAGCGGTCGTCGGAGGACCCCTCCGTGGTGATCACCACCTACGAGGGCCAGCACTGCCACCACCAGACCTCCTTCCAGCGCGGTGGCATGCACTTCCACGGCGGCGCCACCGTCGCGCTCGCGGAGCAGATGTCGTTCGTGTCAACTCAGCAGCTGTACAACCTGCCGCCCCTGCGCCGACAACAGATGAATCCTGCATCGTCGGAATCCGCCGTTAGCTCCGTGCCGCCGTCTTTGCAGCAGCTCAACGGCGGCGACGAACTGCGAAGGTCGACTAGCTATAGCCCCATGGCCTCCGCGACGCAGACACCGTCCTCGTTGGTGCCTCCAGATGTTTCGTTTGACATGGGACTGCTTGGCGACATCGTGCCTCCAGGAGTAAGAAATGGATGA